From one Desulfurobacterium thermolithotrophum DSM 11699 genomic stretch:
- a CDS encoding thioredoxin family protein, with the protein MKEVKVISAVNCANCEALFQLVKDAVKNFGLNAKVEKVVDFKEVAKCGVLTTPILVVDGKVKHAGKPLPTLDQLKELIEE; encoded by the coding sequence ATGAAAGAAGTTAAGGTTATTAGCGCTGTTAACTGTGCAAACTGTGAAGCTCTCTTTCAGCTAGTTAAGGATGCAGTAAAAAACTTTGGTCTTAATGCTAAGGTGGAAAAAGTTGTTGATTTTAAAGAAGTAGCAAAATGTGGTGTTCTCACAACTCCAATTTTGGTTGTTGATGGAAAAGTAAAGCATGCTGGTAAACCTCTACCAACCTTAGATCAGCTTAAAGAACTTATTGAGGAATAA
- a CDS encoding permease — MFRIHELLANWVVYNLLNLKAGERLTEAIHFFIYDTLKIFTLLVVIIFLISFVRSYFPLEKTRRILSRYKTFSYPLAAFLGVFTPFCSCSAVPMFIGFVEAGIPIGSAFSFLVASPMVNEIAIGLLLAIFGWKATLLYITLGLVVAVIAGIFIDTINPRSLIADYVFEIKIEHQEKERSLSIDERVKFAWSTVKEILSKVWLYILVAIAIGGFIHGYVPESLIENIMKKGNIWSVPLAVLLGIPLYSNSAGILPVIQALVNKGVPIGTALAFMMATTALSFPEFLILKQIMKTRLIVIFASIVGVSIIFVGYFFNFFLN, encoded by the coding sequence ATGTTCAGGATTCACGAGTTATTGGCAAATTGGGTTGTTTACAATCTACTTAATTTAAAGGCTGGAGAGCGTCTTACTGAAGCTATACACTTTTTTATTTACGATACGTTGAAAATTTTTACTCTTTTAGTGGTGATAATATTTTTGATTTCTTTTGTAAGAAGTTATTTTCCCCTTGAAAAAACAAGAAGGATTCTCTCAAGGTACAAAACCTTTTCATATCCTCTTGCGGCTTTTCTTGGTGTTTTTACTCCTTTTTGTTCCTGTTCTGCAGTTCCAATGTTTATTGGGTTTGTGGAAGCAGGAATACCTATTGGATCAGCCTTTAGTTTTTTGGTAGCTTCACCAATGGTAAACGAGATAGCTATAGGATTGCTTTTAGCAATCTTTGGATGGAAAGCTACTCTTTTGTACATTACTTTAGGTTTAGTAGTTGCGGTTATTGCTGGAATATTTATTGATACTATAAATCCTCGTTCTCTAATTGCAGACTACGTTTTTGAGATAAAAATAGAACACCAAGAGAAAGAACGTTCCTTATCTATTGATGAAAGAGTAAAGTTTGCGTGGAGTACAGTTAAGGAAATACTAAGCAAAGTTTGGTTATACATTCTTGTTGCTATAGCAATAGGAGGATTTATTCACGGTTATGTACCGGAAAGTTTAATAGAAAATATAATGAAAAAAGGGAATATTTGGTCCGTACCTTTAGCAGTTTTGTTAGGAATTCCCCTTTATTCCAATTCAGCCGGTATTTTGCCAGTTATTCAGGCTCTTGTTAATAAAGGAGTTCCAATAGGGACAGCTCTTGCATTTATGATGGCTACAACGGCACTTTCGTTTCCAGAATTTCTAATACTTAAGCAGATTATGAAAACAAGGCTCATAGTAATTTTTGCATCTATAGTTGGTGTATCGATTATTTTTGTTGGATACTTTTTCAACTTTTTTCTTAATTAG
- a CDS encoding IS110 family transposase codes for MSPPEIRDYSKEATFKGRRLDFSLGNKPRAWRLADASCRLIIVAGSAVLEYGNSSEAEVAKHKTYQGVEMKEKVEKTLYVGVDYHKNSFTAAYLDCLTGILNTKKYEAEELEKFKNHLTTFRKKGYSVKVAVETLTGVTFFTEEIRNCVDEITYVNTNKFKNILKGVNSAKNDRIDAETIAIYYEMGLLPTVYVPTRKEKELRIKMKERDSFVDMRKGVINRLHSLLLEYGIKTNKRELTTKKGMERIKEETKKKVPPSLRETIWRQIETIEYLTDKIRETEEDIKSFIGEDEELKGKVELLKSIPGVGDIVAIAFISAVCNEERFENGDKVAAYFGLVPRVNSSGDEVRNGRITKKGDSRTRNKIIQATRALLNSKLDNSVKRFYEGLVKKGLEKKKALIAAARKLVKVMFAVLRERRQFMDFVENKCNLCVGG; via the coding sequence ATGTCACCCCCTGAAATTCGGGACTATAGTAAAGAGGCAACCTTTAAAGGCAGGAGGCTGGATTTTTCCCTGGGGAATAAGCCCCGTGCGTGGAGATTAGCCGATGCCTCCTGCCGGCTAATTATAGTGGCGGGAAGCGCCGTATTGGAGTATGGGAATAGTTCCGAAGCAGAGGTTGCAAAACACAAAACATATCAGGGGGTAGAGATGAAGGAGAAGGTAGAGAAAACACTGTATGTCGGAGTGGACTACCACAAAAACAGCTTTACAGCAGCTTATTTAGATTGTCTGACAGGGATACTTAATACCAAGAAGTACGAAGCAGAAGAGTTAGAGAAATTTAAAAATCACCTAACAACTTTTAGGAAAAAAGGATATTCAGTAAAAGTTGCGGTAGAAACCTTAACAGGAGTAACATTTTTTACGGAGGAGATAAGGAACTGCGTTGATGAAATAACTTACGTTAACACTAACAAATTTAAGAACATTCTAAAAGGTGTTAACAGTGCTAAAAACGACAGGATAGATGCAGAAACGATAGCCATTTACTATGAAATGGGCTTACTTCCGACAGTTTACGTCCCGACGAGAAAAGAAAAAGAGCTAAGGATAAAGATGAAAGAGAGAGATAGCTTTGTAGATATGAGAAAAGGGGTAATTAACAGACTTCATAGCCTATTGCTTGAATATGGGATAAAGACAAACAAGAGAGAACTCACCACGAAGAAAGGGATGGAAAGGATAAAGGAAGAAACGAAGAAGAAAGTGCCTCCGTCATTACGAGAAACGATATGGAGGCAAATAGAAACAATAGAATACTTAACAGATAAGATAAGAGAGACAGAAGAAGATATCAAGAGTTTTATAGGAGAAGATGAGGAGCTTAAGGGAAAAGTAGAACTTCTAAAAAGCATACCTGGAGTAGGAGATATAGTAGCTATAGCCTTTATATCTGCCGTATGTAACGAAGAGAGGTTTGAAAACGGAGACAAGGTAGCGGCTTATTTTGGACTTGTTCCTCGTGTTAATAGCAGTGGAGACGAAGTTAGAAATGGAAGGATAACAAAGAAAGGGGACAGCAGAACGAGGAACAAGATTATCCAGGCTACGAGAGCGTTATTGAACAGCAAGTTAGACAATTCAGTTAAAAGATTTTACGAAGGGTTAGTTAAGAAAGGTTTAGAGAAGAAGAAAGCGCTGATAGCTGCGGCGAGGAAATTGGTTAAAGTAATGTTCGCAGTTTTGAGAGAGAGAAGGCAATTTATGGATTTTGTTGAAAATAAATGCAACCTCTGTGTTGGGGGTTGA